TATTGAGGAACATCCGGTAATTAATGCGTCAACCATTGGCTGGCCATGAGCATCAACCGCCCAGTTTATTTCGCCGTGGCGAGACTGCTGAGCCAGCACAAAGCCAATTGCGCGCCGAACACAGGGCCACATTTCACGCAAAAATGGCCGGTTTTCAGTGATTAGATAGTGATGCCAAACGCCGGTAGCAATATAGGCAACAAAGTTAGTTTCGCGTCGTTCACGATTATCAACTTCCCCGCCACGATAGGCCGCCCACCAACTACCATCTTCCAATTGGGCGTTTTTAAGCCAGCGGTAGGCATTTTCTGCAGCAGCGTATTCTCCACCAATACTTAAACCCATGGCCGATTCCACGTGATCCCAGGGATCACAGTGGCCACCATCAAACCAGGGGATACTGCCATCAGCTTGTTGAGCACGCAGCAAAAACTCCACCGTCGGTTTAAAAAACTCTTGTGGGAAGAGGCCTTTGCTTAAAAACAGTCCGCTCATGCCACCTTAGCCTTTTCAAAATACATCACAACTGATTTACCCAACACTGGATTCAAGCTTGCTTCTAAGGTTCTGGTAAATAAAGGTCTATCCATTAAATCCCACACTAAAAACCGATGGTATTGCTTAATGGCAACATTAGAGTCCTGGTTTTTCCAAAACGCGCACTTCAACCACCAATAGGGGGAATGCAAAGCGTGTGCCCAATGGCGGCGGTAAAAACGAAAACCCAAATCCTGTATTTGTTTCCGTAATTCACTGGCCTTAAATATACGCAGATGGCCGCCCTCGACCTTGTGATAAGCCTCGCTCAACGCCCAGCATATTTTTTCTGGCCACGCTCTGGGGACGCTGGCGCAAAACAAACCACCGGGTTTTAGCACCCGCTCAATTTCTTTCAATACCGCCTGGTAGTCGGGGATATGCTCTAAGACTTCAGAGCAAATAATTTTATCGAAGGTATTGTCCGCAAACGGCAGCTGCATGGCATCGCCGTTGGCCAGACCAAAGGCTTTTTCTGCTTGGCCGTCGCCTTTAAAATCTGCGAAACGACTTTGCGCCGTTTGCAAATCACCCAAACACAGATCAACACCAATAGCGGTTACGTCCGCCTCAACATAGGCCGAGATAACATGACGGCCTTCGCCGCAGCCCAGATCTAAAACTTTATCACCCCGATTTAACTCGAAATGACGAAAATCAACCGTTTTCACGTTGTATCACCTGCCAGTAGTAGTTCGTCATTTGCTGCGCTGCCCGCGTCCAACAAAATAGTTCTTCAATTCTTGCGCGACCGGCCGCTGCCAGTTCATCACGCCATGCTGGCGACGCCAATAAGGTATCTAATACCTCGGCAATGGCCTTGCTATCGCGAATAGGCACCTGAATCGCCGCATCGCCAACCACTTCAGGTAAGGCGCCACCATCGGTAGAAATTAATGCCGTGCCACACGCCATAGCTTCTCCAGCCGGCAAGCCGAAACCTTCATAAATAGAGGGCACAACCACCACCGAGGCTTCGTTATAGTATTTCACCAGGTCTTCAGTGCTGATACCGCTCACCGCGCGAATGTGTTTGCTCAGGCCTAATTCGCGGATAAGGCGACCGCTTTCACCGTCTTCTTTGGGTGTACCGACTAATAACAGTTCGAGATCAGGGTAACGCGGCACCACCGCCGCCACCGCTTCAAGTAAATAGCGCATACCCTTTAGCGGTTGATCCGACGACACCGTAGCCATAATGCGATTGGGGTTTTTTACGATATGCTCCAAAGGTCGAAACTCTTCGGTATCAATACCATTATGCACCAAGCTAATGCCCGCGGGCTGAATATCGAAGGCGGCGGCAATGTCAGTTCGAGATCGCTCCGACACCGTCACCACATGATGAAGCTCGCGGGCGACTCTGCGCTGCATAATCAAAAAGCTGTGCCAGCGGCGAATCATCAAGCGTTCCATCCAGCTCTTGGCGGCACTCAGCGCAATACTCATATCGCTGGTTATCGGGTGGTGAATCGTTGTAATAAGCGGAAAACCCTGCTTTTGAAGATCTAACATGCCGTAACTCAGGCACTGGTTATCATGGATAATGTCGTAATGACGACCGTGTTGTTTCAGGTATTTAAGCACCCGTCGGCCAAAGCAGTAGGGCTCAGAAAACGCACCGGTTAGCTTGCCAGTCCATTCATATATATTGGTGAGCGAGCGAAGATGATGGGGGCGAATTGAACCCAAGCCGGTTTCAAATAAATTCATCCCCGGCATTTTGATCAAGTTAACCCGCGGATCAAGATGCGGATAGGGCTGCCCCGAAATCACGTCGACTTGATGACCCGCTTCAACTAAGGCCTTACTTAGATACTTAAGGTAAATTCCCTGACCACCTCCATAGGGCGCGCTACGGTAGCCCAATAAGCACACCCTCAAGGCGCGCCGCGGTCTAGCATCGCTCAATGGGGTTACGCTGGCTTTAACCGGTTCAATAGGTGAGGGGCTGGCGATAGTAGCTGGATCTGACGGCATAAGACGAGGTCGCTGTTATTCGGATTACTGTTGTTCGGACAAATACCGTGGAATTCTCCTCAGCCTGGAAACCTGTTAAGGCTGCCGAGGTCAAACCACGCGTCATTTGAATGCCGCGAAGCCGAAATAGGATGAATGCCGCTCGTGTA
This portion of the Zhongshania sp. R06B22 genome encodes:
- a CDS encoding class I SAM-dependent methyltransferase; protein product: MKTVDFRHFELNRGDKVLDLGCGEGRHVISAYVEADVTAIGVDLCLGDLQTAQSRFADFKGDGQAEKAFGLANGDAMQLPFADNTFDKIICSEVLEHIPDYQAVLKEIERVLKPGGLFCASVPRAWPEKICWALSEAYHKVEGGHLRIFKASELRKQIQDLGFRFYRRHWAHALHSPYWWLKCAFWKNQDSNVAIKQYHRFLVWDLMDRPLFTRTLEASLNPVLGKSVVMYFEKAKVA
- a CDS encoding glycosyltransferase family 4 protein, with the protein product MPSDPATIASPSPIEPVKASVTPLSDARPRRALRVCLLGYRSAPYGGGQGIYLKYLSKALVEAGHQVDVISGQPYPHLDPRVNLIKMPGMNLFETGLGSIRPHHLRSLTNIYEWTGKLTGAFSEPYCFGRRVLKYLKQHGRHYDIIHDNQCLSYGMLDLQKQGFPLITTIHHPITSDMSIALSAAKSWMERLMIRRWHSFLIMQRRVARELHHVVTVSERSRTDIAAAFDIQPAGISLVHNGIDTEEFRPLEHIVKNPNRIMATVSSDQPLKGMRYLLEAVAAVVPRYPDLELLLVGTPKEDGESGRLIRELGLSKHIRAVSGISTEDLVKYYNEASVVVVPSIYEGFGLPAGEAMACGTALISTDGGALPEVVGDAAIQVPIRDSKAIAEVLDTLLASPAWRDELAAAGRARIEELFCWTRAAQQMTNYYWQVIQRENG